The genomic segment CCTTGCCGTATTTATCGCGCGCCGCCATTAAACCGGGCATTTCCTGTTCGGCGATATCAATCTCTTTTCTTCCCCAATCCGCAAGCGCCATATCTGCGACTCTGTTCGGTATTTCATTCCATAAATCGGACATAATAACTCCTTTGTTTTCTAACAATAACAATTGATTTTCACGGTAAACATACTATAAATCCATGTCTGATAGTATATTTTCGACAGTAACCGAATAAAGAAATGCGACAAAAAGGGGGTAGAGGTATGCAATTTTCATCGGATGTGGAAGTGTCGAATCCCAAAACATACTGGGAAAGTGTTGCGCGGACAAAAGAGTTTACCACCCCGTTTCAGGCGAATATTTTCAAAAAGCATGTAAAAAAAGACGCATATATTTTGGATGTCGGCTGCGGATACGGACGAACATTGAACGAATTATACGATAACGGATATAAAAACAGTACGGGAGCGGACTTCTCTGAAAAAATGCTTGAAAGAGGAAGAGCCGCATATCCGCATTTACGGTTTGAAACAATGAAACAATCAGAAATAAAGTATCCCGAAAATACTTTTGACGCGGTTATTCTTTTGGCGCTGCTTACCTGTATAATCCGAGACGACGAACAGATTAAACTGCTTAACGAAGTTAAGAGAGTGTTGAAGCCCGACGCAGTAATATATATAAACGATTTTTTATTAAACAGCGACGAAAGAAACGTAACACGATATAAGGAATACGAACGCAAGTATAAAACTTACGGAGTATTTGAACTGCCTCAAGAAGTAACGTTGCGGCATCATAGTAAAGAATGGGTTAAGGACAGTCTGCAAATATTCAAAGAGTTGGAATTTGAGGAAATGGAATATACAACGATGAACAATAATAAATCAAACGGATATTATTATTTCGGAAAGAAACAGTGAATCATTAATATTGATTGATCTAAATTGGTAATTATCGTCCGCTCAAAATAGTATTTTCCTGAATATGAAATACGGATAAAAGGCGGTAGTTTTATGAATAGTAATTATTTCTCAGAAATATTAAAAATCAGTAATCCTTATCTCAAGGAAGAGTTTTCAAAAGAACAGATAGAAAGTCTGCTTTTAAAAACCGAAATACTAAATAATTTAATCGATAATAAAGAAATAATAAGAAAATGGACGGATATTTATACCGATTTTGTGAAAAACGAGTATCAAAACGAATACGAAAATACCGATGAAAAATTAATTGATTATTTGAACGAAAAAGACGGCATAAAAATAATTTGGGGAAACTGCCTTGATGTACTGAAAGGAATGAAATCCGAATCGATTCATTTGATGATTACTTCTCCTCCGTATTACAACGCGAGAGAATATTCCCAATGGAAAAACATCAACGATTATTTAGACGACATGCGTATGGTTATTCGCGAGGCGTATCGAGTTTTGGACAATCATCGGGTTTTTGTTTTTAATGTAGGCGATATTTTTGACAACGACAATGTCAAAACGACTTCGGTCTGGGGAAAACGCCGTATCCCGCTTGGCGCATATTTCACTAAAATATTTGAAGAAGAAGGATGGACATTCGTCGATGATTTCATTTGGGACAAAGGCGAAGTACAAAGCGAAAGACATAAAAACGGCGATAAACCATACCCGTTTTACCAGTATCCGATGAATTGTTACGAGCATATTTTTGTGTTTCATAAACACAGAGACGACAAAACAAAATTTCCTTGTCCTGTCTGCGGAACTTTGAAAGTTAACGGGAACGCATATTCGGAAATCGGGTTGAAGAGCTGGGAATGCAAAAACCTTGAATGCTTTGAACGAAGTCCGGCAAACAGAGGGAAGCGATTTTCACTCAAAACAATTATGACGCAAGGGCGACAAAACGATGTTTTTTCTATCGACAACGATTTCATAAAAAAATGGAGAAAGGACATAGTAAAAATAAATCCGGTAATAAAAATCAACAACAAAGGCGAGAACGTTTTAGGACACACGGCGCCGTTTCCTTTTGAAATTCCAGAATTTGCGATAAAAATGTTTTCATATCCGAACGAGTTTGTTTTAGATCCGTTCGCAGGAAGTTTTACTTCCGTGATTGCGGCAAAAAAATTAGGCAGAATTGGAATTGGAATTGAATTGAACAAAAAAATGTTTCGCGAAGCGGGGATTAAAAATATATACAATAATTTTTCCGGAATTTTTGATGATTCGCAAATTAAACTTTCAGAATTTGATTTTTCAGGAGAAAATAAATGAATGAATTTGAATCGGAAAAGAAAAAACAAGTTATCGGTTTATACGGAGAAATGCAGCTTGC from the Chitinispirillales bacterium genome contains:
- a CDS encoding class I SAM-dependent methyltransferase yields the protein MQFSSDVEVSNPKTYWESVARTKEFTTPFQANIFKKHVKKDAYILDVGCGYGRTLNELYDNGYKNSTGADFSEKMLERGRAAYPHLRFETMKQSEIKYPENTFDAVILLALLTCIIRDDEQIKLLNEVKRVLKPDAVIYINDFLLNSDERNVTRYKEYERKYKTYGVFELPQEVTLRHHSKEWVKDSLQIFKELEFEEMEYTTMNNNKSNGYYYFGKKQ
- a CDS encoding site-specific DNA-methyltransferase, with amino-acid sequence MNSNYFSEILKISNPYLKEEFSKEQIESLLLKTEILNNLIDNKEIIRKWTDIYTDFVKNEYQNEYENTDEKLIDYLNEKDGIKIIWGNCLDVLKGMKSESIHLMITSPPYYNAREYSQWKNINDYLDDMRMVIREAYRVLDNHRVFVFNVGDIFDNDNVKTTSVWGKRRIPLGAYFTKIFEEEGWTFVDDFIWDKGEVQSERHKNGDKPYPFYQYPMNCYEHIFVFHKHRDDKTKFPCPVCGTLKVNGNAYSEIGLKSWECKNLECFERSPANRGKRFSLKTIMTQGRQNDVFSIDNDFIKKWRKDIVKINPVIKINNKGENVLGHTAPFPFEIPEFAIKMFSYPNEFVLDPFAGSFTSVIAAKKLGRIGIGIELNKKMFREAGIKNIYNNFSGIFDDSQIKLSEFDFSGENK